In a genomic window of Pseudorasbora parva isolate DD20220531a chromosome 24, ASM2467924v1, whole genome shotgun sequence:
- the si:ch1073-59l16.1 gene encoding uncharacterized protein si:ch1073-59l16.1, with amino-acid sequence MDDVQELAVSWCDFPVPSGFDKYAKFILEITAGPPRLSVTRQDVSSSENARVAVTCHHPPQKELRWCEFGGCCRILDGASVEVRNEREHISVSMSGLKMENMGCCSSHKLQMPGHITAHPHNQTLVTAEARTRAGIFFLLPVILEILLIIIIYFALKLRTLCIERRLSSPAEECVYVTMHRKRSERLYGSTAGDGAYEVMADLKTNTPQREPDYENIRRMCESYL; translated from the exons ATGGATGATGTTCAGGAGTTAGCAGTGTCCTGGTGTGACTTTCCAGTTCCTTCTGGCTTTGATAAATACGCAAAGTTCATCTTGGAGATCACAGCTG GCCCGCCGAGGCTTTCTGTGACCCGTCAGGACGTAAGCAGCTCTGAGAACGCTAGAGTCGCCGTAACCTGCCATCATCCGCCACAGAAGGAGTTAAGATGGTGTGAGTTTGGCGGATGCTGCAGGATTTTAGACGGAGCCTCGGTTGAAGTCAGAAATGAGCGGGAACACATCAGTGTGAGCATGAGCGGACTGAAGATGGAGAACATGGGCTGCTGCTCATCACACAAGCTGCAGATGCCTGGTCATATTACTGCTCATCCTCACAATCAGACGCTGGTCACTGCAGAGGCTCGCACCAG GGCGGGTATTTTCTTTCTGCTGCCTGTGATTTTGGAAATCCTCCtgatcataatcatttacttcGCATTGAAACTGCGTACATTGTGCATAGAAA GACGCCTGAGCTCTCCGGCTGAGGAGTGTGTGTACGTCACGATGCACAGGAAACGCTCAGAGCGG TTGTATGGCAGCACCGCTGGTGACGGAGCTTATGAAGTCATGGCTGACCTCAAGACAAacact CCTCAGAGAGAGCCAGATTACGAGAACATTAGGAGGATGTGTGAGTCTTATCTTTAA